Below is a genomic region from Prunus persica cultivar Lovell chromosome G3, Prunus_persica_NCBIv2, whole genome shotgun sequence.
aatttttgttgagtttgcttaatttacaggggagactctgccaaaattttggtagagagactcggtttttagtaagtagGCCCGGCATCGGGTTGATGTCGAAACAAAGACGGGGTCTGCTTCGGTTTTCGAAAAATTCCGGGCCGGGTCTTGTCATACCGGGTTATGGTGGTTTGAAGAAATGGATTTGCCTTTTTGTGAAATGATGGTTGAGATATGAACTTATTTTTCCatgatatgatatgatatatttttttttcctaatctctttattcttgtttttatGTCATATACCGTGACTGTGAGTTAAATCTCATTAACATGTATTAATTAAAGCTTAATTGATGGTACACCTACCATAAGTGACTCTTAAGTCTAGGAGTAGTTGCAATTTAGCTTTTCCTCATTGAAAGGAAAATTGAAGGACATTTCTTTGCAAAGTTCTTGGTTATGAGTCAAATAGCCTAAATAGGTTTCAGGTGTCGAACCGGTGTGCACGTATACTATGCCAATTTGCCAAAGGTTTGACTTTCGTGTTCAATTTGTCTCCAATAGTCAGGGACGGACCTTTAGTTTGGCAAACCTGTAGCCCAAGTGGCTTCTTTTTTCtagctaaaaaaataaaatcctagcTCACCCAGGGACGAACCTTTAGTTTGGCACACCTTTTTTccagccaaaaaaataaaatcctagcTCATCCaatttaaataatctaccTCATTTAGTTGAGAAATTATAGAGTGATACGGTATCACCACGTCAGCGAGTAATACTCCCACTCAAAATCTGCCACgtgtctttttttaaaagaaaattaatttttttcactaTTGGACTTTGTCTTCCAACTttaccctaaataaaataatataaaatttgcAGTTTCCCCTATCGGCAATCTGCCTACCTTGCACTGTCGTCCCTTCGCTGCAATCCCCCTCCAATAATATCAACATCAAACATACCCTTCTTTCACTAGTGGGTTGTCGTCATAGGAGATTTTgaagatttttgttttatgtttaatgGGTTTGCATTGATTTTCAAGATTTCTGGGTTTTCTAAATACGTTTAACTTTTTACTAAGAATAGGAGGCACGGAAAGGCCAAGTGGGTGGTGAGGGAGGAGGGAAGATGACTGGGTGGCGAGGGAGATGCAAAGACGGCTAGGTGGTGTCAATAGCACAAGGAACACGGGGGAGAGTGATTAGGGTAATTAATGTTGAGGGGTAAACTTGTAAAACAAAGTCCATGTgtaaattctttttaattttcttttcaaaaaagacacaTGGCAGATCTTGAGTGGAAGTATCACCAGCTGACGTGGTGATACCGTATATTGTATAATTTCTCCATTTAGTTCTCCTCTGTGCACAACACGTGGTCAATAAAAAAGGGGAGGAGGGGGGGTGGTGTGAATTCACACATCGcatagtaaaagaaaaataacagaaaaaataactCTCACATAGCacgtagaaaaaaaaacaaaaacaaaaaaagcacCATCCTACCCTTGCAtgtagagggaaaaaaaaaaaacacgctCTTGTTGCTGCTGCACTCACCTTCAAGTGAACCAAGTTCCTATATTCGTCATGTAAGCTTCTCTCAATATGGAGACCTCtaagagctcctaaatctaaagagagagaaaggactcctagtggctctttataatttaatgtttctttatttaatgattatttcaaacctttaattaatgtttattattattattattatttttttaatagagatggaccaattaaaaaaaaaatctagtaTTGatgactccctaaactagagagcatgattggagtttaaattttatagagagctcctaaaataacttttatatgtttttaactaaaatttagctaaaaaacagagaacatgattgtggatgtTCTTAGTACCTAAATTTAGTCCACCCCATTTTAAAATCCTGAGTTCGTCCCTGCCAATAGTATCTCACTTTGAATTCAGCCAAAGGGTAAGTACTTATCACAAGGAAGTACACAAGGCGCACCGAAAGGGTTCGGCTTCCAGAAGTTAGAttcatatcatcatcatcctcattaTTGCACTTTTGACATGTGGCTGCTATGCAACGCCCACACCACACCAAGAATGACGCTAATTGTCTAGATTCTAGGCCAAGGCTCCACCTCACCgagattatttttatatccaCACttctaaaagaagaagaaccaaaGTTTGCCTCCTCTTAATAAATGAAATAAGTAGAATATCTGTAGAATTTTCAATTATCTGTTCAATGAATTTGGTTGAGATTTTCCCCGGATTTTTAGAAAAGGTtttgcatgcatatatatatatatatatatacagtcccgatctcttggaccacaggagtccaagagatttgtagtggtcactcaccgttggaagcaaaatatatatacatattaggGTTTACGGTACAAAAGAatagaggggaaaaaaaaaaccatgatgGAAGAGAATCGAGGGCTGATATTGAGGAAGAAACCCTAATTGCATGCCAAATTCATAATAGTTGAATATCAAAATGGGCCCCTTTGTACTGTGAAATGTCAAGGAACATGCATGTAGTGAGTTTTgcatttcatttaaaaaaaacatgcgTACAGTGGTCAGTCTGGACCTCCTATAAATATGCAAGCCAAATATAACGAAACTACAACTTCTAATTGAGTTACCTAGAGCTCAAGAAAACACAAATtagataagaagaagaagaagaagaaacacaaATTAGGATGGAGTATGAGGTGCATGGAAATGAGCCCGTGAGTCCTATTGGCCAATGCCTCAATAGCTCTGTGCTATCCATGTCAATTCTtggtgttttggaatttgagaTTCCAATCAATGAATCAAAGATCTTGTCATTCCTTCAGGATGTCTTCCTCAATATCAGCCCTCGATTCTCTTCcatcatggtttttttttccctctctatTCTTTTGTACTGTAAACcctaatatgtatatatatattttgcttCAATTGTGAAATTCCTCAAAATATTCGTCGTTAAAAGATAAACTGTCAATAACAAAAGCATCTTATAGATACAAAATCGATCCTTTAAGAAAGGattcccatatatatatacatacatatggttaattttctttattagaCTATTATGGTgcatatgaatatatatatatatatatatatatatatatatatatacttcaatctatattagaagaaaaagaaaaacacatgcATTTTGTGCATTTGTACTTATTTTGGATAATTAATTACGAGTAGATATCATATTTGTTTTCAGTTAAAACTTTGGATgtagttttgttttaataCTTCATGCGgtcaatttaaaaattatatgatGAGCATTTTATCATATGATTAAAAGGAAACTAAGAAAAAATACTGAAAAACCTGCAGGTTGATGTTAACGGAGAGAAGCAATGGAAGAGGGTTGAAGTGAAGCTTAGAGATCACGTCCATGTTCCTATTTTTCCATCTGGAATGTCGCCTAAATCTTATGATGATCATTTTCAGGACTATATTTCAAACATAATACTTGAACAATATCCAAAAGACAAACCACTATGGGAAGTTCATATAGTCAAGTACCCAACAAGCAGTGCAGCTGGTAACCTAATATTCAAGTTTCACCATGCCCTTGGTGATGGCTACTCCTTTATGAGTGCTCTGCTTTCTTGTCTTCAAAGAGCTGACAATCCTCTTCCGTTAACTTTTCCTTCGCGCCGGGGATCAAAGCCGGGTGGTGACAGCGAAAGTATTTTCAGGTGGGACGTGTCTGAGACTTTTGCCTCTGTTTTTGACACTGTGAAAGATTTTAGCTGGAACTCTTTGCTTCAAGATGATCGCACACCAATAAGATCTGGGAATTACGGAGTTGAGTTTCTGCCAATGACAGTATCAAGCATCACATTCTCCCTTGATGAAATCAAACTTATCAAGACCAAGCTCAACGCGGTAACAAACTTATTAAGCATGACATTCTCTCAACTTACCTAGTTcgttttctttatgttttacCCTTATTTTACTTTACTAATTTTCCCAGCCTTGTTCGTCCTCTTTCTCACCCACCCGATATTTTCATCTCAATCATATTTTGAGAAATCACAAGAACCCTAATGTACTAAGAAGCACAAGTAGTAACACCACATGGTGTTGTGACCTATCATCCACCAAAGACCAAGTCACGTGTAGTACTAAATGAGAAGGTGGCTACACGGAAACCCATTAAATGGTGACCGTAAATATGGAAATCTATTAAATGGTGaacttaaatatttttctacaATGTTGTACGTACTGACTTCTTTCATGTATCTCGTGattaacatttttttgttgtggcaGACGGTAAATGATGTGATATCTGGAGCACTGTTCTTTGCCACTCGACTGTACATGCAAGAGAAGAGCCAAAAATCAAGCACTGCAAGTTGCACAGCCTTGGTTTTGGTCAATACCAGGATCACTCAAGGTGATTACAAGCCGATCAAAGAGATGAACAAACCGGATTCCGAGATGCCGTGGGGGAACCGAATGGCCTTCATGCCGGTGACCATGCCCAAGTTAACTGAATTTTCAAACCCACTGGACTTCGTGTTCAAAGCACAAAAGCTTataaagaggaagagaagttCTTTTGCTGTTTACATCAACAACAAGATGTTAGAAATCGTGAAGAAAATTAGAGGCTATGAGGTGGCCATCAttcctaaataaattaatttcactacaaaaaaaacataattaatattCATTGACATCCGTGACATAAAATGAGGTGGCTAAAAACACTGTTAGCTTAGGTCCTAATATAGCTAACACATGATTATTTGTACCTATTGTGCCCTTAGATCCTAATAGTGCTTTTAGCCAACTCATCTGTCACATCATACCAGTCGCTATTaatgttttttcttgtagCATAATGTATTTGTTTCCCTACATACTTAGAAGAATATATAACATAATATATTCCTCCTTTGGAATTGGTAACGGTGTTGCAGGGAGCATCAAGATACATGCACAACAGATTGAAGAACTCGAGCCTCATGATATCAAATATGATAGGGCCAGCGGAGCAAATGGCTTTGGCGGATCATCCAGTTAGAGGAGTTTACTTTATGGTGTTAGGTATACCGCAGGTATGTGGTTAATACTTATTACTGTCTATTTGCCAATTATATTTCACGGTTCTCTTAGAATACACATCACATAATTACAGTGATCCGCAAGATAAATATTACAGTGACCAGTTTGATATTAGTCTTTTATTATTGCGACTTGCGATGGGCTGTGACATTGAGGTTTGGGATGGGGTGTCCTTGTACTTAGAggttttttcctaattttggtGAGTCCTTCCCATGTCCGGTCCTTGGATAGTTGTAGAACAAGGGAAATCTTAATCATATCGTCTATTCATGTTACAACACGTGCACGGGTTATACCACATAATCATATTCTAGTATCATACAATCAGTTTCATAGTCTGATTGTAATGTTTTGATTAATGGTTTTGCAGGACCTTATCGTAACAGTAGTCAGTTATATGGGAAAGCTGAGGATTGCCATCGGAACTCAAAATGGCCTTATTGATCCCGACAAATTCAAGGCCTGCATGGAAAATGCCTTTAAGATGATACTTGAAGCCACAGACAATATTCCTACGCAGacagtggcggatccaggaaTTTTTCAGGGGAGGGGTAATATTGAAAAGTCTAAAAATTTGCAAGGGGCTCAAGCAAGGTCCAAGGTTCAAGTTTAATATCCATGTAGACTCGCGGACATATTAGAAGCGCCTCTCCGCGGTTTGGCTTCGTTTAATTATATCTAAATTGTGCTCAGtgaaataaaaatcatgtTAATCTATGCtattttaatatgtttgtGTGGTTATGTATAAAAGACCTTGATTTGGCTTCGTTTATGATCATATCTGAATTGTGCTCAGTGAAATAACAATCACATTAAATCCTTGTTATGTTATATATCTTCGTTTTGGTTATGTATTATAGGGGAATAGTATAGAGAAGTAATGTGAGAAGCATAAAAAGATAATTGAATTTTCTATCGCAATTTGTGTTCTTATTCAACTTTGATATCCATTGTTTACCTGCTTATAAATGATGGAGAACTCATAATTTGTGGGTTGAAAATATAATTGTGGGAGCAAGATTTCACATGTGAATCACAAAATTACGTGTGGACAAGAATTGGAACAACAGAAAACACTTCCCTTCAGcaagaggaaaaataaaatacaaaatcgTTGATGTCAAAGTGCCTATTCCATGGCATTAAATTCATAACCATTTAAGACCCACTACCTCACCATTTCTTTTTCGCTAACTCTCCACCATCAACACTTCTTTAATCTATTTAATCCATCATGATCCCTTCACTGCCCACCATGAATACAATAACCTTCTACTTACCTTATTGCCCATTATAAATTTTTCGTCCACTCTTTTTGCAAAGACAAACCATTACGACATATGTCTTTCTCCATATCTTTCAAATAATATGTTTTCATTGTAGTCAGTTGCTAGAACTCTAGCTAAGGTTAAAGGAAATGTTATTTGAGTAAGTTTCTGCATTGTTCTTTGATCCAGCATATGGTATGAAATAGTGctataatttcttttatttttggttgttcaaTATTCTCGTGTTCTTTTTGTATAGTTGATGTTAAGTGCTATTATCTTTTTATGAGttcaattgtatttttttcattgttaaGAACTAGCTTAGCactcttttaatttataagaacCGACATTGAGTAGttcaatttttctaaaaaatcattgataaaagataaatattgtaaaattaaattgattttaatttattaatctTCTGATTAAAGTTTCTTTATGATAATTTTAATCAAGTTATAATTTGTATTAAAGAGTAAGAaacatatttttcttaaagaaCTGAACCTTCGTGCGTTTGTATTTTCATCATTGATATTTTGATCTTAAACTCTGTCTCATcaatattcaaatcaaattacattttcatttttgttgtcACTTTTATTCAGAACTTTTACTATCTGCTCCTTGAATATACAAAATTTGGACTTTGCAACAAGTTTTTGGGTAGTAATAATCTTGGAAGTCCAAGTATCCTATCCTCAATAAGCATATAGGAAAAAGTCTAAACATAAAGTCACAATTAAACGtaccaaaatgaaaacaacaacaaaaatgaaaaggtgatttgatttgaatattaTAGAGATTGAGTTTGAAATCGAAATATCAATGATAAAAATACCAAGGCATCAAGGTTTAACTCTTTAAGTAAAACATGTTTCATTCTCTTTAACTCAAATtatatcaattaaaattatcataGAGAAATGTTGAccagaagataaaaaaaattaaaatcaatttaatttttcaatgttaCCTTTTAACAATGATATTGTTCAACATATTGAATTCTTTaatgttggtttttttaaatgaaaataatattaagtCAATTCTTAACAATGAGGAAATACAAGTAAACTCATGAAAACATTAGCACTTAATATCAATTAtactaaaaaattatgaaaattttgaacaaccaaaaattaaaaaaataagcaaTTCATACCATATGCGGGATCAAAGAACAATTCACAAACTTACTCAAAGAACATTCCATTTATCCTTAGCTAGAGTTTTTGGAATtcattacaaagaaaacataatttaACTCTTTGAACgagatggaaaaaaaaattgtaatggTGTGTCTTTGCAAAAAGGGTGGACAAGTTATTTATAGTGGGCAATGAGAGGTATGTGGAAGGTTAATGTATCCATGGAGGGTAGGGAAGGGATTAAGTGATGAATTAAATGGATTAAAGAGATGTTGATGGTTGAGAGTTAGTGGAAaataaatggaaaataaatGGTGAGGATAGTGGGTGTTAAATGGTTATAAATGCTATGGAATAGGCTCTTTTTATTAACGGTTCTGTCTTCTATATATTCTCCctatttacttttcttttataattacaataatctcaaaattaattttttaataaagtcCACGAACAATTCTCTTTACAATTTGCTTGAacatggacaaatcgatatcttCATCTTTTATGTTTTCCACTTCCAATGTAACTCCTACACACAAAAATATCGTAATAAGTTCAATATAGAAAAAGTAGCGATGTGTTCCGaagagatccttaggttgtcacaagtgcgtaggatttcgcagatctcaattcggacgtcgtttgactatcgaacggataatcgcatagtgtgcgttatccgggttcgataggtcgggaccgttggatggtcccaaatttaatatatgttaatctaggtatttctaggattgtgtaggaattcacggatcgtgaatcggagccccggatgttccgaataataatttaaagtttatattttatattaaccgtcagatcgtgcgatcgtgagaaatccgaccgtctgatctgaaccaaactcgcaggacaagtgtcctatacctggtagaacccatagagactttcggatcggaaattggaggtcgtgggttctgcaggtccgtttgaccagggttagggtagtttgacccttggttgaccgtgagtctcccggagtaatctcacccttCCAGGAGGGATTATCGGGAGCTAtactattgtggagggttacacaatattagaattatttatataattatatatggttgtacaagggtacaacagagtctagaatgtcagtttgaagtgctatacgcactactgtaggtacctccccggattttggattcactacaagcaccaccaagtgaaaattAGGTCCcatgtggcgtaggttatccggcgttgggacagaccccatacgtggcgttggttgtaccggcgtatgggaagaTATGAGATATgctgttcaggtctcacgtggcgtaggttatccggcgttgagacaggccccatacgtggcgttggttgtaccggcgtatggggagctattgtgatattgtgttgaggtcgcacgtggcgtaggttatctggcgtgttgacagaccccatacgtggcgttggttgtaccggcgtatggggagttatgtgatatgatgtgcaggtctcgcgtggagtaggttatccggcgttgagacagaccccatacgtggcgttggttgtaccggcgtatggggagatattatgatagtgtggcatggtcgcacgtggcgtaggttatccggcgtgttgacaggccccatacgtggcgttggttgtaccggcgtatggggagaatatgtgaaatacagagaaatgaaataaggtatcgccgaTGTGTGGAAGtgggttttatggaagaactacgtgtggcttgatccctcaaggagggtacgtaggcagcctaaggttattaggtgcagccgcagactaaatattagtcataaattgtatttgaattgtttgataATCGtttaagaattattggaaggccgaaggccatttgtgtgaattgcatgaattatattgtgcatgctgccagttgggaatatgaaatgcgttttcatgcaggtataaattttggaaaatgtccaatttataggggagactctgccgaaatttcggcaggaagtctcggtctttagtaatTGGGTCTGGCATCGGAGTGATGttaggaattccaaagggttcgtttcgagttttgagaaaattcggggcgggtcctttcaatatatatatatatacttccccaaaatccttATAAAATACACTCTCGATACCCAAAAATGCCAAACCCATAATATATTGCCAAAGCGCTATACAAACGTCAAATCCAACtcatgaaaataatatattcaataaaccattaaaacattatgtataaatctttcatcaataaaaccatgcatatgattgaaaacaaagtccactcacaaataTTCCCACGCTGCTTGACCACGTGAGGGTCCTGCCTGCTGAGTACGTGCAGTCGGAGcacctatttcgagatacaaacccttaattaatataaaattacttcGAAGcggaaatcacaaattaaatacttaaatccccaaattcccaGTACGTGCACGTTGAAGAAGGTATCCTAAGGTCCGCTTACCGGTTTAGGAATCGTTCATGATTGTGCGGTTATCGCTAACCCGCAAACTttgcattattgaatcggaacatctggggctccgattcataaTCCGTGAAGTCCTACACGGTCCTAGGAATACTtagaataacatattttaattggaAAAAGATCTAACGGTCAAAACCTATCAAACCCGGATAATGCATAATATGCGAAAAttcgttcgatagtcaaacgacgtccgaattgagatccgcgaattcctatgcactcgtgacaacctaaggatctcatcggttCAAATTGCAACTTTACCAGCCTCACCCACACGCCGCCACACGCGTGGGTGTATAGAGTAAATTCCGgtgacggaaaaactccacacccccTTCCTATCCTAGCTTCTACTCAAGGTCAGGttcacttcattcaactacaTGAAGGTCCAATTCGGAAGGCAACTGGCTggaatttcactttgaaatccggccaaaacctaggtttcAAATCGGTTTTCTAGACAACAAATCGGTCCAAGCCTATGCATTAGTCAGCTAGAACTcggaaaagaggaagaaaccatacctcactcaCCGGGTTTGGGGGACGGGAAAGCTTCGGTTCGAACCAGTCGCGCTCGTGGCCGGAATTCGTGGTTTCCGACGGTGAAAGCTGGCAGGTCTTGACCGAGATGTCGAGGGGAGTCGATCAGGACTGGTGGCGTGCCTAGCCGTGGCCGGTGCTGGGAGAATCGCAGAAAGAGAGAATCGGcgtcggggagagagagagactgaggagagagagagagagagaaaactgaTCGCACGAGAAGAGAGAGTGTTGAggtgaaaaatctgatttttttaccaaactttttgaaataattacagTTTTGCCACTGTTAATGTTTTGATCGCCAAATCGTCGTTACAACTCCGtttcaagcctaccgcgtgtctacgaattcgtcttAGTAccacctacccaaaaataccagtcGTGGTCCCAAAATCTTTTCTGATAAGAAAATAACGaatttacccctaccccaagggtaaattcataattccACTTTACATCAATAAAATAGACATTAAATTTTGGAGTCGGGTTGTTACACCATGATTCCAGATGCCATCTCTAGTTTGATCAACATTTGAAGCTGTATGTGGCTTATCGATCATCAAGTTCATAGCTTGTATAAGGTAGTTATGAAAAttgattataataaataataaaacttaccgTGACTTATGAAAAGGATATTATAAATCTTAATATACCTGACTCTGCACAATGTCATTTGAAACTTGCAAGTCTTGAAATTGTAAAGGGGAACTTGCAGGGTTAAGTAATGGTTGGAAACTATGTTGAGGTTCTCGGTAAGGCATCCATGATATTGTATTAGGTGCCCCATGATTTTGTGCCTATGCAGTTTTACAGTAACATTTTAAACTAGAAACATgatatgaaaacaaaaattaaataaatgataCTTACAAGATGTGTAGCTAGATGACATACGTTATTGTCTCTTAAGTGTTGCATTTGGAGATGCACCTGTTCATTATAtacaaactaaaaactaaattaataaaaaaattattatattggAATTGAACTTTGAatgtaaaagaagaaaatacctGTGACGAATGAGAACTAgatgattttttattcttagctatgtttttctccaaacaactttttattctttttcttccacgGGAGGCTTCCCTCTTCTTTAATCCTTTGCTTGGATAACTTTTGCACTATCCAAGAAACATGCCTCATTACCACCATCTGTCACTATGGTGGAAGGTGACCCTTGGCCATCCTTATCATGTACTTAACCATCCATTTTTGAACTTAAAATGTCTTCAATGGTTTTGCTTAGTTGATTCAAATGACTAACAGAAATCTTATATGTTTCTTCAATCTCAGCAGCTCGAGATGATATCTTGGTAAACATGGAACATAAAGACCTATATCGAGATGTTTGTTGTAGTTTCACATCTGTCTGGATGTCACATCCGTGCATATCTTTCACACTTTCAGATCTTGCTTTTCTTGTCcacctttttaaaatatactGGTTAGGAATTTCTTTGACATTCATGTAATTAGTAAGAATTTTCAGTGCATGGCTGCACAAGAAACCTTTCATCTCAAACAACCTACAACTACAAGAGACATCACCATCTTTCTGTTTTCTAACACGTCGCTCTTTCAAGTTACCATGTAGGACAACTGTATACACCAAATCATCACCATCTTCCTCACAAGATATCATGTCTAATTCAAGTGATTTGATATACTGAGCTTGGAAATCCTCAAATATTGCTTTTGTATAAATATTTCCTGCCTTAACCACCATTGAAACAGGTATTGTCACCTTAGGTAACTTCTGACATAAAGCTTACTCTGCTTCCAACTCCTTATATCGGAAAAACTGCACCACATCATGGTCCACATTCAAATACTCTTTTAAGGTAGCATTAAAACTTTCACTTATCTGTGTGGTTTTTACTCCTGCAGACCAAGACCACTTACAGTATGCCATTGCCCATT
It encodes:
- the LOC109948073 gene encoding protein FAR1-RELATED SEQUENCE 1-like, whose amino-acid sequence is MVVKAGNIYTKAIFEDFQAQYIKSLELDMISCEEDGDDLVYTVVLHGNLKERRVRKQKDGDVSCSCRLFEMKGFLCSHALKILTNYMNVKEIPNQYILKRWTRKARSESVKDMHGCDIQTDVKLQQTSRYRSLCSMFTKISSRAAEIEETYKISVSHLNQLSKTIEDILSSKMDG
- the LOC18765986 gene encoding O-acyltransferase WSD1, with protein sequence MEYEVHGNEPVSPIGQCLNSSVLSMSILGVLEFEIPINESKILSFLQDVFLNISPRFSSIMVDVNGEKQWKRVEVKLRDHVHVPIFPSGMSPKSYDDHFQDYISNIILEQYPKDKPLWEVHIVKYPTSSAAGNLIFKFHHALGDGYSFMSALLSCLQRADNPLPLTFPSRRGSKPGGDSESIFRWDVSETFASVFDTVKDFSWNSLLQDDRTPIRSGNYGVEFLPMTVSSITFSLDEIKLIKTKLNATVNDVISGALFFATRLYMQEKSQKSSTASCTALVLVNTRITQGDYKPIKEMNKPDSEMPWGNRMAFMPVTMPKLTEFSNPLDFVFKAQKLIKRKRSSFAVYINNKMLEIVKKIRGYEGASRYMHNRLKNSSLMISNMIGPAEQMALADHPVRGVYFMVLGIPQDLIVTVVSYMGKLRIAIGTQNGLIDPDKFKACMENAFKMILEATDNIPTQTVADPGIFQGRGNIEKSKNLQGAQARSKVQV